In Brachypodium distachyon strain Bd21 chromosome 2, Brachypodium_distachyon_v3.0, whole genome shotgun sequence, one genomic interval encodes:
- the LOC100842743 gene encoding bifunctional 3-dehydroquinate dehydratase/shikimate dehydrogenase, chloroplastic, producing the protein MTLLCVPLVARTVEEMETDAAAAAAAGGDLVEIRLDFIEGFRPREHLPRLLHGCPLPALVTYRPNWEGGRYDGDDATRFETLRLAMELGAVYVDIELKVADKFINFLSGYKPEKCKLIVSSHNYESTPSCEELANLVARIQAVGADIVKVATTATDIVDVSRMFQVMVHCQVPMIGLVMSERGLMSRVLSPKFGGYLTFGILDTTKTSASGQPTVEELLDIYNIRSIGPDTKVLGLVANPVKQSKSPILHNKCLQSVGYDAVYLPLLADDLARFLDTYSSPDFSGFSCSLPFKVDAVHCCHEHDTVAKSIGAINTIIRKPDGKLVGYNTDYIGAISAIEDGIGGPGSKDAAVSPLAGRLIVVVGAGGAGKAIAYGAKKKGARVVVANRTYEKAVGLANAVGGQALRLADLENFRPEGGMILANATSLGMYPNVDGTPIPKKALSSYDVVFDAVYAPKVTRLLREAEEQGIKVVSGVEMFVRQAMGQFEHFTGGIEAPESLMREIAAKYT; encoded by the exons ATGACGCTGCTGTGTGTGCCGCTGGTGGCGAGGACGGTCGAGGAGATGGAGACCgatgcggcggccgccgccgccgcgggcggcgaCCTTGTTGAGATCCGGCTAGACTTCATCGAGGGGTTCCGCCCGcgggagcacctcccgcgTTTGCTCCACGGCTGCCCGCTCCCCGCCCTTGTCACTTACCG GCCTAATTGGGAAGGAGGTCGTTATGATGGTGATGATGCCACAAGATTTGAAACACTACGTTTAGCAATGGAACTAGGTGCAGTCTATGTTGACATCGAGTTGAAG GTCGCTGACAAATTTATTAACTTTCTTTCTGGTTATAAGCCAGAAAAGTGTAAACTTATTGTTTCTTCACATAATTATGAAAGCACCCCATCCTGTGAGGAACTTGCAAATCTTGTAGCTAGAATACAAGCAGTTGGAGCTGACATAGTTAAAGTTGCAACAACTGCTACGGACATTGTTGATGTGTCAAGGATGTTTCAAGTGATGGTGCACTGCCAA GTACCTATGATTGGATTGGTGATGAGTGAAAGAGGTTTGATGTCAAGGGTCTTATCCCCAAAGTTTGGTGGATATCTTACCTTCGGAATACTCGATACTACAAAGACATCAGCATCTGGGCAGCCAACAGTTGAAGAATTGTTGGACATTTACAATATAAGGTCCATTGGACCTGATACAAAGGTTCTTGGTCTTGTAGCCAACCCAGTAAAGCAGAGCAAGAGCCCAATTTTGCACAATAAATGTCTTCAGTCTGTTGGATATGATGCAGTTTATCTTCCACTTCTGGCAGATGACCTTGCTAGATTTCTTGACACATATTCATCTCCAGATTTTTCAGGATTTAG TTGCTCTCTTCCTTTCAAAGTGGATGCAGTCCATTGTTGCCACGAACATGACACTGTTGCTAAG TCTATAGGGGCCATAAACACAATAATTAGAAAACCAGATGGCAAACTAGTGGGATACAATACGGATTACATTGGAGCAATTTCTGCTATAGAGGATGGCATAGGAG GTCCTGGGTCAAAGGATGCTGCTGTGTCACCATTGGCTGGCAGGCTTATTGTTGTTGTCGGTGCTGGTGGTGCTGGCAAGGCAATTGCTTATGGAGCAAAGAAGAAGGGTGCAAGAGTTGTTGTAGCAAATCGAACCTATG AAAAGGCAGTTGGTCTTGCCAATGCAGTTGGTGGTCAGGCCCTGAGGTTAGCTGACCTGGAAAATTTCAGACCTGAAGGAGGGATGATCCTCGCTAATGCAACGTCATTGGGCATGTACCCAAATGTGGATGGCACACCTATTCCTAAG AAAGCTTTAAGTTCCTATGATGTCGTGTTTGATGCGGTATATGCCCCAAAAGTTACCCGGCTTTTAAGAGAAGCAGAAGAACAAGGAATTAAAGTTGTCAGCGGCGTAGAGATGTTTGTTAGGCAGGCCATGGGCCAATTTGAGCATTTTACTGGTGGTATAGAAG CTCCTGAAAGCCTGATGCGTGAGATAGCAGCGAAGTACACCTAG